One region of Streptococcus salivarius genomic DNA includes:
- a CDS encoding ABC-F family ATP-binding cassette domain-containing protein gives MLTVSDVSLRFSDRKLFDDVNIAFTPGNTYGLIGANGAGKSTFLKILAGDIEPTTGHISLGPDERLSVLRQNHFDYEEERVIDVVIMGNERLYDIMKEKDAIYMKEDFSDEDGVRAAELEGLFAELGGWEAESEASQLLQNLNIPEDLHYQNMSELANGDKVKVLLAKALFGKPDVLLLDEPTNGLDIQSISWLEDFLIDFENTVIVVSHDRHFLNKVCTHMADLDFGKIKLYVGNYDFWKQSSELAARLQADRNAKAEEKIKELQEFVARFSANASKSKQATSRKKMLDKIELEEIVPSSRKYPFINFKAEREIGNDLLTVENLTVKMDGETILDNISFILRPGDKTAIIGQNDIQTTALIRALAGDIDYEGTIKWGVTTSRSYLPKDNSKEFASGESILEWLRQFAEKGEDDDTFLRGFLGRMLFSGDEVNKSVSVLSGGEKVRVMLSKLMLLKSNVLLLDDPTNHLDLESISSLNDGVRDFKESVIFASHDHEFIQTIANHIVVVSKNGVIDRIDETYDEFLENEEVQAKVKALWAD, from the coding sequence ATGCTTACTGTATCAGATGTATCGCTTCGTTTTAGCGATCGTAAACTTTTTGATGATGTTAACATTGCCTTCACGCCAGGTAATACTTATGGTCTTATCGGTGCTAATGGTGCTGGTAAATCTACTTTTTTGAAAATTTTAGCTGGTGATATCGAACCAACAACAGGACACATCTCTCTTGGTCCTGATGAACGTCTTTCTGTCCTTCGTCAGAACCACTTTGACTATGAAGAAGAACGCGTTATCGATGTTGTTATCATGGGTAATGAGCGCCTCTACGATATCATGAAAGAAAAAGATGCCATCTACATGAAAGAAGATTTTTCAGATGAAGATGGTGTCCGTGCTGCTGAACTAGAAGGACTCTTTGCTGAATTAGGTGGTTGGGAAGCTGAAAGCGAAGCCTCACAATTGCTTCAGAATCTAAATATCCCAGAAGACCTTCACTATCAAAATATGAGTGAATTGGCTAATGGTGACAAGGTGAAAGTGCTCCTTGCAAAAGCACTCTTTGGTAAACCTGATGTACTTCTTCTTGACGAACCTACCAACGGTCTTGATATTCAGTCAATCTCTTGGCTTGAAGATTTCTTGATTGATTTTGAAAATACTGTTATTGTCGTATCCCATGACCGTCACTTCTTGAACAAGGTATGTACGCATATGGCCGACCTTGACTTTGGTAAAATCAAACTCTATGTTGGTAACTATGACTTCTGGAAACAATCTTCAGAATTAGCTGCTCGCTTGCAGGCTGACCGTAATGCCAAAGCAGAAGAAAAAATCAAAGAACTTCAAGAGTTCGTTGCACGTTTCTCTGCCAACGCTTCAAAATCTAAACAAGCGACTTCTCGTAAGAAAATGCTCGATAAAATTGAGCTAGAAGAAATCGTCCCATCAAGTCGTAAATATCCATTCATCAATTTCAAAGCAGAGCGTGAAATCGGTAATGACCTTTTAACAGTTGAAAATCTCACTGTTAAGATGGATGGTGAGACTATTCTTGACAACATTAGTTTCATCTTACGACCAGGAGATAAAACTGCCATCATCGGTCAAAACGATATTCAAACAACTGCATTGATTCGTGCTCTTGCCGGTGATATTGACTACGAAGGTACAATCAAATGGGGTGTTACTACTAGCCGTTCTTACCTTCCAAAAGATAATTCTAAGGAATTTGCCTCTGGTGAATCTATCCTTGAATGGCTTCGTCAATTCGCAGAAAAAGGTGAAGATGATGATACCTTCTTGCGTGGATTTCTTGGACGTATGCTCTTCTCAGGAGATGAGGTTAATAAATCAGTTAGTGTCCTCTCAGGGGGAGAAAAAGTACGTGTCATGCTTTCAAAACTCATGCTTTTGAAATCTAACGTCCTTCTTCTAGATGATCCTACTAATCACTTGGATTTGGAATCAATTTCAAGTCTAAATGATGGTGTCCGTGACTTCAAAGAGTCTGTTATCTTTGCCAGTCATGACCACGAGTTTATACAAACAATAGCGAACCACATCGTTGTCGTTTCAAAAAATGGGGTTATTGACCGTATTGATGAAACTTATGACGAATTCCTTGAAAATGAAGAAGTTCAAGCTAAAGTCAAAGCTCTATGGGCTGATTAA